In Chitinophagaceae bacterium, the DNA window CGAGCACGATTCACTATTTTATGCTAAATTATATGCGGAATTAATTCTTCAATATGACATTTGTCATGTAAAATGATGAGTCATCTCATCCATCGCAATGCATAAGTTCACATCTTTATTAAAAGAGGCCTGATTCATTATGATTGACTATCAGGAATATTCAGCGAAACTCTTATCGCATATCGGCAGGTACTCTCGAAAGACTTCTGACCGTGAGGATGTTAAGCATATTCACCAATTGCGTGTAGCTATTAAAAAGATGAAAGCGTTATCATGTCTGTTCAAATGGTATTTTGAAGATTTTGATAAAGGAAAGTTGAATGCTATCTGGAAATTAGGTGGAAAGGCGGGTGATTTGCGTGAATGGCAGTTGCTTACTGAAAGAATGCAGCAATCATTTCTTCCGCACAATTTGAACAGCGAAATTTTGAATCTTATAACACATGAAGAAAAAAAAGCTTACAGAGATTTTTGCCGGAAGCAGGATAAATGTACGGGGACGGAGCTGAATAAAGTGCGCAGGTATCTTAAACCGTTTGCCATCAAGCTCCGGACAGTAAATCCGGTTGATTATCTGAATGGTACAGCGGAAAATATGGAGACCAGGTTATTACGACAAGGCCCGTCAAATGAAATGTATCATGAAATCAGAACCGATGTTAAAAAACTAAAGTATAACTCTGAAATTTTCTCCGATGAAATCCATGATTTGAAGTGGCTTGTGTTGCTTCCCGGATTTTTAAATACTGCAGATACGTTGTTGGGCGAATGGCATGATGCTGTTGTTGCCGGAAGACAATTACATCATCTGTCAGCTAAGCCAGGATTACCCGGACCGGTGAGGAATGGAATGCTTCAACTCGAAGCGGTAGCGAATACAGAGGCGGAACGGTGGCTTTTAAAATTTAAGCATGATATTAATCAGTTTCATAAATGATGAATGTCATCACAATCAAATATTGCACTTTAGATTTTTGCGCGGCAACGTGAAAAAAACTACATTTCAAGAAATAAAACACTTATGACAGCTAACATTGCATATCAGGATCCCCAGGATGCATTAAAGTTGATTCAGTCGGGCAATAGGGTATTTATACAGGGAGGAGCCTGTACGCCTACATTTCTTATCAGTGAATTGGTGAAAAGAAATAAAGAGCTGCAGCATGTTGAACTGGTTTTTATCAGTCTGCTAGGTGATGTTTTTTTTGATCAGCCAGAGTATGCGGATTCTTTTCATATCAATACAATGTTTGTGAGCGACCCTGTAAGAAAAGCGGTAAACGAAGGCAGGGGCGATTTTATACCGGTTTTCCTCAGCGAAATTCCTGAACTTTTCAGGCGGAATGTATTGCCGCTCGATGTCGCTATAGTGCAGGTTTCCCCGCCGGATAATAAAGGTTTTTGTTCGATGGGAGTGTCGGTGGATATTGCACGCACAGCAGTGCACA includes these proteins:
- a CDS encoding CHAD domain-containing protein — protein: MIDYQEYSAKLLSHIGRYSRKTSDREDVKHIHQLRVAIKKMKALSCLFKWYFEDFDKGKLNAIWKLGGKAGDLREWQLLTERMQQSFLPHNLNSEILNLITHEEKKAYRDFCRKQDKCTGTELNKVRRYLKPFAIKLRTVNPVDYLNGTAENMETRLLRQGPSNEMYHEIRTDVKKLKYNSEIFSDEIHDLKWLVLLPGFLNTADTLLGEWHDAVVAGRQLHHLSAKPGLPGPVRNGMLQLEAVANTEAERWLLKFKHDINQFHK